The genomic stretch AGGGTCCGCGTGCGCATCGAGTACACGTTGCGGACGTCCACGGTCGAGGCGCCGATGCCGACGACCTCCTCCATGAACGAGAACCGCACGTCCTTGGCGTCCAGCCGGCCCAGGATGGCGCCGATCATGTACCGGCCGATCAGCGGGGCCGGCTGCTGGGTCGCGTACACGATCGAGACGGCGTGCCCCCGCTCGGCGAGGAAGTCGGCCACCGACAGCGGAGCGACGTGGTCGTCCTGGGCCACGACGACCACGCGGCGCCCGGGGGTGACCCGCTCGGCCAGGACGTCGCGGATGTCGAGCACGTGAGGTGCCTCGGCACCGGGGATCGCGGGACGGCGGGGGCCTGCGCCGGTGGCGATCGCGACGGTGTCGGCGCCGTCGGCGAGGACGTCGTCCGCCGTCGCGCGCCTGCCCCGGGTGACCCGCACGCCGAGCTCGGCCAGCCGCCGCTCCTGCCACCGCAGGTAGGCGGCGTAGCCCTCGTGCTTCGGCGCCTGGACGGCGTACCGCAGCTGGCCGCCGAGCTCGTCGTCGGCCTCCCAGAGGTCGACGTCCATGCCGCTCTCGCGGGCGAGGGCGGCGAGCTCCATGCCCGCGGGGCCGCCGCCGACCACGAGCAGACGGCGACCGTCCGGCACGGTCGGCCACGGGACGTCGACCTCGTGGCTGGTCGTCGGGTTCACCGCGCAGCCGAAGGGCAGGCCCTCCACGTAGCGCCGGCTGATGCACTCGTTGCCGCCGACGCACGGCCGGATCTCGGCCGTCCGCCCGTCGCGGGCCTTGGCGAGCAGGTCGCCGTCGGCGATGTGGGCGCGGGCCATTCCGACGATGTCGGCGTCGCCTGAGCTGAGGATCCGCTCGGCCACGTCGGGGTCGGTGATCCGGCCGGTGTGCACCACCGGCAGGCTGAGCGCCTGCTTGAGCCGGCCGGCCAGCGGCCCGAACTCGCCGGGCTGGAAGTAGGTCGGCTGGATGTAACTCGGGTTGCCCCACGGGCTGCCGATGACGCCGTGCACGTAGTCGATGAGGCCGGTCGACTCGAAGTACTGGGCGAGCTCGATGCCGCCGTCGACGTCGTAGCCCTCGGGCATCTCCTCGCGGATGTTCAGCCGGATGCCGAGGGTCATCGAGGTGCCGATGACGTCGCGGATGGCCTGCATGCACTCGACGGCGAAGCGCGCCCGGTTCTCCAGCGAGCCGCCGTACTCGTCCTCCCGCTGGTTCGTGTAGTCCGAGAGGAACCACTCGTGCAGGTCGTCGTGGTTGAGGTGCAGCTCGACGCCGTCGGCGCGGCCCTCCATCGACAGCCGTGCCGACTCGGCGTACTCCTTCACGAAGGCGTCGATGTCGGCCTGGTCCATCACGTGCGGCATCAGGTTGATCGTCGGCGCGCTCATCACCGGCGAGGGCCCGTGCGGCATGCCGCCCTGGTGGACCATCTGGACGGTGACGGTGCTGTCGAGCGCGTGGAGGGCGTCGGAGAAGGCCTGCACGCGCTCGACGAAGTACGGCAGCCGGAAGAAGCCGGTGGTCGCGGCGCCCACGCCGGTCGGCTCGAAGCCGGGTATCAGGTGGTTGCGCAGGTGCGTCGACAGGCTGGCGACCCAGGCCGGCCCGTCGTCCGCGCAGCGGCTCTCGAAGTAGGCGATGTTGCGGCGCGCCTCGTCCTCGGTGCCGTAGATGTTGCCGATGGCCGAGGCGTGCGGCGGCAGCATCGCCCGGTTCCGAAGCCGCATCGTGCCCACGGTGATGGGGGAGAAGAGGGTGGGGTAGCCGGTCGGCGGCGTGCCGTCGAGGGCCGTCATCGCGTCACCGTTCTGGAGCAGCTCCGATCCATGCTCATGATATTTACGGACTTCCCTCAGGGCGTCAATGCGCCGTGTTGACCGACCCTCTGTCGGAGGGCTACCGTGCGCATAGTTATAAGGGAACCGTCCCGGTGAGGTGGCAGTCCGTGAACATCGTCGTTCTTGTGAAGCAGGTCCCGGACTCGGGCAGTGAGCGGAAGCTGGATCCGTCGGACAACACCGTCGCCCGCGCTTCGGCGGACAACGTGATCAACGAGATGGACGAGTACGCCATCGAGGAGGCGCTGCTGGTCCGCGACCGTGAGGGTGGCGAGGTCACGGTGCTGACGGTGGGCCCGGAGTCGGCGACCGACGCGATCCGCAAGGCGCTGTCGATGGGTGCGGACAAGGCCGTGCACGTGGTGGACGACGCGATCCACGGCTCGTGCGCCGTGCAGACCTCGGCGGTGATCGCCGCGGCGCTGGGGCAGCTGGAGTACGACCTGGTCCTGTGTGGTGCGGAGGCGACCGACGCGCAGTTGTCGGTGATGCCGGCGCTGCTGGCCGAGCGGCTGGGCATTCCGCAGCTGTCGGGCGCGCGCAAGCTCACGATCGAGGGCGGCATGGCCAGGATCGAGCGGCAGACCGACGGCGGCTACTGGGCGGTGGAGGCGCCGCTGCCGGCGATCGTGTCGACCTGGGACACGATCAACGAGCCGCGCTACCCCTCGTTCAAGGGGATCATGGCCGCGAAGAAGAAGCCGGTCGAGACCAGGTCGCTGGCCGACCTGGGCCTGGACCCCTCGAGCGTGGGCCTGGCCAATGCCACCAGCCGGGTGCTGGACTTCGCCGGCCGCCCGCCCAAGGGCGAGGGCGTGAAGGTCGTCGACGAGGGCGACGGCGCGCAGAAGTTCGTCGAGTTCCTCGCCGCCCAGAAGATCGTCTGACCCGGATCGAAGGAAGAGGAGAACCCCGACATGGCAGAGGTCAATGGGTCTGAGGTGCTGGTCCTGGCCGAGCTCAACCCGGCCGGCGGTGGCGTGCGCAAGACCACGCTCGAGGCCCTGACGGCCGCCCGTGCGCTCGGTGAGCCCTCGGCCGTCGTCCTCGGTGCCCCCGGCGCCGCCGCGAGTGTGCGCGAGCAGCTGGCCGAGTACGGCGCGGACACGGTCTACGTCGCCGAGGCTCCCGAGGTCGATGAGTACCTGGTGGCGCCCAAGGCCGAGGTGCTGGCGCAGCTGGTGGCCGAGAAGTCGCCGGCGGCGGTGGTGATCCCGTCCTCTCCGGAGGGCAAGGAGATCGCCGGCCGGCTGGCGATCAAGACCGGCAGCGGCTTCCTGACCGACGTCACCGAGATCGCGCCCGACGGCACCGCCACCCAGGTCGCGTTCGCCGGGCAGACGATCGTGCACTCCCAGGTCACGACCGGTACCCCGATCTACACGCTGCGGGGCAACTCGGTCACCCCCGAGCCCGCGCCGCCGCGGGCGCCGAGCAGCAGGTGCAGGTGTCGGTCTCCGAGGCGGCCAAGGCCGCCCGGGTCACCGACCGCGTGGTCGAGCAGAAGTCCTCCCGCCCGGAGCTGACCGAGGCCTCGATCGTGGTCTCCGGCGGGCGCGGGGTGGCCAGCGCGGAGAACTTCTCCATCATCGAGGCCCTCGCCGACTCCCTCGGCGCGGCCGTCGGGGCCTCCCGGGCCGCGGTGGACTCCGGCTTCTACCCGCACACCTTCCAGGTCGGGCAGACCGGCAAGACCGTCTCCCCGCAGCTCTACGTCGCCGTGGGCATCTCCGGAGCCATCCAGCACCGCGCCGGCATGCAGACCTCGAAGACCATCGTCGCGATCAACAAGGACCCCGAGGCGCCGATCTTCGAACTCGCCGACTTCGGCGTCGTCGGCGACCTGAACACCGTCGTCCCCGCCGCCACCGAGCAGATCACCGCCCGCAAGGGCTGAGGGCGCTTCGGATGTCGGAGAACTCGCGGGTCGTCGTCCTCGGTGGCGCCCGGACGCCGATCGGGAGCTTCGGCGGCGCACTCAAGGACGTGCCGGCGCACGAGCTCGGCGCCGTCGCGGCCCGGGCCGCGCTGGAGCGCACCGGCGTGCGGCCCGACGCCGTCGACGAGGTCGTCATGGGCTGCATCGGCCAGGTCGGCCCCGACGCCTACAACGCCCGGCGCGTGGCGCTCGCCGCCGGGCTGCCGGCACGCACGCCGGCGCACACGGTGAACCGGTTGTGCGGCTCCGGGCTGCAGGCGGTGTGGTCGGCCGCGCAGCAGATCCGCTGGGGAGCGGCGCGGGTGGCGCTGGCCGGTGGCGACGAGTCGATGTCGCGGATGCCCTTCTACGACTTCGGTGCGCGCAGCGGCCACCGCCTGGGGGACCGCACGCTGGTCGACGGGACCGTCGCGATGCTCACCGATCCCTTCCACGGCATCCACATGGGCGTGACCGCCGAGCGGGTGGCGGAGAAGTACGACGTCAGCCGCGAGGAGCAGGACGAGTTCGCCCTGCGCTCGCAGCAGCGCGCGGCGGGCCCCGAGGCGAAGTCGGCCTTCGCCGACGAGATCGTGCCGGTCGAGATCGGCGGCCGGAAGCCGACGACGGTGACCGTCGACGAGCACCCGAAGCCGGGCACCACGATGGAGACGCTGGCGAAGCTGCGCCCCGCGTTCGCCCGGGACGGGACCGTCACCGCCGGCAACGCCTCCGGCATCAACGACGGGGCCGCGGCCCTGCTCGTCACCACCGAGGACGTCGCGCGGGACGAGCTGGGCGCGAGCGGTCCGCTGGTCGCGCTGGAGGCGGTGACGACGGCGGCGCTCGAGCCCGAGGTGATGGGCTACGCCCCGGTGCTGGCGCTGCGGTCGCTGTTCGAGCAGACCGGCACGACGCCGGCCGACATCGGCACCGTCGAGCTGAACGAGGCCTTCGCCGCTCAGGCGGTCGCCTGCATCCGCGACGCCGGCCTGGACCCCGAGCGCACCAACCCGTACGGCGGCGCGATCGCCCTCGGGCATCCGGTCGGGGCCACCGGGGCGATCCTCACGCTGCGGGTGGTGCAGGACCTCGTCCGGCGCGATCTCGAGCTGGGGGTCGTCACCATGTGCATCGGCGGTGGGCAGGCCCTGGCCGCGCTCTTCCGCCGGATCGCGTAGAACCAATGCCTGTAGAAGCTGCGACGACGTGGGGACCCCGATGACCAACTCGCTGACGCTGGCCCCCGCGCCGCGCTCGGAGGCTGCCGAGCAGGTGCGCGGCGAGGTGCGGGAGTTCCTCGCCGCCGAGCTCGCGGCCGGCACCTTCCAGACCGGCGTCGACACGTGGCTGTCCGGCGTCGACCCGGCGTTCTCCAAGAAGCTGGGCGACCGCGGCTGGCTCGGCATGACCTGGCCGAAGGAGTACGGCGGCCACGAGCGGTCGGCGATGGAGCGGTACGCGGTCAGCGAGGAGCTCCTCGCCGCCGGCGCGCCGGTCGCCGGGCACTGGATCGCCGACCGCCAGTCGGGCCCGAACCTGCTGCAGTACGGCACGGAGGCGCAGCGGCGGGCGATCCTCCCGCGGATCGCGGCCGGCGAGTGCTTCTTCGTGATCGGCATGAGCGAGCCGGACTCCGGCTCCGACCTGGCGTCGATCCGCACGCGAGCGGTGCGCAACGGCTCGGGCGACTGGGTGGTCAACGGCGCCAAGATCTGGACGTCGAACGCGCACCACGCGCACTACGGGATCGTGCTGGTGCGCACCTCGCCGGGCGATCCGGCGAACAAGCACGCCGGTCTCTCGCAGCTGCTGGTCGACCTCTCGCTGCCGGGCATCGCGATCAACCCGATCCGCATCCTCGACGGAGGGCACCACTTCAACGAGGTGGTGTTCGAGGACGTCGTCGTCCCAGGCGACATGCTGCTCGGCGAGGAGGGCAGGGGCTGGCACCAGGTCACCGCCGAGCTCGCCTTCGAGCGGTCGGGTCCGGAGCGGTTCCTGTCGACATATCCAGTTGTCGCCGAGTTCGCCCGGCGGGTCGGCAAGTCCAGTGATCCGGCGGCGCTGGCGACCCTCGGCCGGCTGTCGGCGCGCCTGCTCGCGCTCCGGCAGATGTCGCTGCGGATCGCGGCCGCCCTCGACCGGGGGGAGCTGCCGAACATCCCGGCGGCGCTGGTCAAGGACGTCGGGACGATGTTCGAGGGAGACGTGATCGAGGAGGTCCGCCGGGTGATCGACGTGACGCCGTCGCTGGACTCGCCCGATCCGCTGGCGCGGGCGCTGGCGGAGGCGCAGTTGCACGCGCCCGGGTTCACCCTGCGGGGCGGGACCAACGAGATCCTCAAGGGGATCGTGGCGCGCGGGCTGGGGCTGCGATGAGCGACCAGGACCTGGTGGTCGCGACGGTCCGCGACATCCTGTCGGGGTTCGAGCCGTTCACGCTGACCCCGGAGCGGCCCTGGGACGCCGGGCTCTGGTCGGCCCTCGCGGATGCGGGGCTGACCGGCGTGGGCCTGCCCGAGGAGGCCGGTGGCTCGGGCGGCGAGCTCGCCGACGCCGTGGCGGTCGTCGCGACCCTCGCCCAGGGCTCGGCGGCGGTGCCCGTGGCCGAGCAGCTGCTGGTCGCCGGCCCCGCGCTGCTGGCCGCCGGCCTGGACCTGCCGTCGCCGGAGACGCCGATGACGATCGCGCTCGCCGACGCGGTCACCGTCCACCCGGTGGACGACGGCGACGGCCCGGGGCGGTTCACGCTGACCGGCACGGCGACCGACGTCGCGTGGGCCGGCGTGGCGTCGTCCGTCGTCGTCCTGGCGCCGGCCCCGGCCGGGCTCGACGGAGCGTTCCTCGGGCTGATCGACGCGTCGGGCCTGGCGGCCACCGACGCGGCGAACCTGGCCGGCGAGCCCCGCGGATCCCTGGTGCTGGACGACGTCCAGGCCTTGGGTGCGGTGCTCACCGACGCGCAGGCCGCGGAGGTGCGGGCGCGGTACGCGCTGGCGCGGGCGGTGCAGCTGGCCGCGGCGCTCGACCAGGTCATGTCGTGGACAGTGCAGTACGTGGGGGAGCGCGAGCAGTTCGGCCGCGCGCTGGCCAAGTTCCAGGCGATCCAGATGGGCCTGGCCGAGATGGCCGGCGAGGTCACCGCGGTGGCCGCGCTGACCGACGCCGCCGTCCAGGCGCTGGACCGCGGCGAGAACGTCGTCCTGGCCGCCGCGGCGGCCAAGGTGCGGGCCGGCGCCGCGGTCGAGCTGGTGGCGCGGCTGGCGCACCAGTTCCACGGGGCGATCGGGTTCACCCAGGAGCACAAGCTGCACCACCTCACCCGGCGGCTGTGGTCGTGGCGCGACGAGGCGGGCAGCGAGCTGCACTGGTCCCGGGTTCTCGGGTCCGGGCTGCTGGCCGAGGGCCCGGAGCTGTGGCCGACCCTCACCCGCGTGGTGTAGCGACGCTCCCTACGCCGGCTGCCGGCGGTTCACCATCTCGGTGATCCACGTCGGCGCGTACGGCGACGTGCAGTTCGGTGGGGTCGGGTAGTCCTCGAGCACCCGGAGGCGCTCGCCGATGCCGATCTGGGCCAGGCAGTGGTTCATCGCCCAGTCGCCGAGCCAGGCCAGCCGCAGCTCCTCGGCGCAGGGCTCTTCTTGACGACGTAGTTCACCAGCCAGTCGTGCACCTTGGGCGTCCGGGCCGAGCGCAGCATGGTGTCCAGCTCGTCGCGCGGAAACGCCTTCGGCCGGCAGATCAGCAGCGCCAGCAGGCGGGCGGCGGAGTCCCCGGTCGCCCACAGCTCGCGGGCGAGGTCCTGCTGCGTCTCGAGCCGCTTGGCGAGCGCGCGCAGGGCGCCGAGGTTGACGCCGTGGTCGTCGCCGTGCCGGGCGTTCACCTCGGGATGCGGGGGTCCTCCAGCTCGGCCATCACCTCGCCTACCACCTTGCCCACCACCCTGCCCGCCACCTCGGTCACCGGTCCAGTCCTACCGGACTCAGCCCTCCGGCGGAGCCGCCGCCTCGACCGGGGGCCGCCGCCGCGCGAGACGGACCGGCACCAGAACAGCCACCGTCACCAGCGCGACGACCGCCAACCAGGGCAGCACCACGCCCAAGACCACGACGACGGCGCCCAGCGCGGACACGAGGGAGCGCCAGCCGGTGCCGAGCCCGTCGGCGAAGCTGTTCGGCCCGCCGGGCGGGGCCACGCCGAACGGTTGCAGGTGCACGCTGAGCGTCGAGAGCTCCACCTGGTCGGCCAGCAGCGCGCGCCGGGACTGCAGCGACTCCAGCTCCTGCTGGCGCTCGGCGAGGATCTCCTCGGCGGCCAGCAGGGCCTGGGTGTTCGCCGCCCCCTCCAGCAGCTCCTCGAGGCGCGCGGCCGAGGTCCGCAATGCTCGGATCCGCGCATCGAGGTCCACGGCCGTGGCGGTGACGTCGGAGCGGGACACCGACACGTGCTCGACGTCCCCGAGGTCCGCCAGGTCGGCCAGGACGCCGGTCAGCTCGTCCGCCGGGACCCGCAGGACGAGGTCGGCGACGGTGCCCTCGCTCCCGTTCTCGCCGGACACCGCCTGCTCCGTGCGCTCGTCGACCCGGCCACCGACCGATTCGACCAGTTCGCTGACCGACTGGGCGGCCTCGGCCGGGTCCTCGACGGCGAGGGAGGCGGTGGCCGTGGTGACCACCTGCCGGTCGTCGGGGTCGACGGCTTCGCCCGGCGCCCCGCCGAGATCCTCGGAGCCGGTGGGCTGGGGGAGTGACGCCTCCTCGCCGGCCCCGCCGCCGCTCGCGGCCGAGTCCGCGGTCGAGCTATTCGAGCAGCCGACGAGCAGGGCGAGGGCCAGAGCCGCGGTTGCGATGCGGCGGACGCGCCTCGGAGCAGTGGGTGCCATACGTGGTGGACGGCTCGGCGCGGGCGGGGTTCCCGCCCGTTCCCGAACCGAGACCTTCACCCGGTGACGAGCAGAGGGGTGCACCCGGCCACGCCGTTGCCGGCGCACCAGCGGGCGGCTTCCGTGCGCGAGCCGAAGGGCTGATCGAGCACGGTCAGCCACGTCTCGTCGTCGAGCTCGGGTGCGCCGAGGTCGTCCCCGCGGGCGAGGAGGACCGGCAGATGTGAGTCCAATTGGTGGTGCTGGGCGGCGAAGGCGGTCGCTGCGTCGTCGTCGTCGATCTCGGCGGCGGCGAGCTGGGCCGCCCACCGGCCCTCGAGGTCGTCGACCCGGGGCGCGTCCGCCGCGCGGACGCTGAGCAGCCCCGGCAGGTTCTGCGGCGGGCCGGGCACGTGGCGGCATTGGTCTCGGCGCTGGTCGCGATGGCCGAGCCGGCCAGGAGGACGACGAGCACGAGGACCCAGCCGCCGACGACGACTCCGGCGGCTCCCCCGCACCTCCGGCCGTTCCGTCGGCGCCGGACCGGAACCGGGCGGCGGAGGTGATCGCCAGACCGAGGGCGGCGACGCAGACGAGGCAGACGGTCAGCAGCTCCCAGAGGCGGGAGTTGACGACGTCCACGGTCACCCACGCCGCCGGAGCCGTGGCGACGGCGAGGAGGAGGGCGAGCCCGAGCACCAGGACGTCGGGCAGGCGGACACCGGTGAGCGCGAGCACGAGGACGAGGACCGCCGCGGCCGTGGCGACCGTGGCCAGCTCCGGGGGCCAGAACCAGGGCGCGCCGCCGAAGGGCCAGCCACCGGCGGCGCTGCGGGCGATGCCGGCGGCGCGGCCGGCGATGTCGAAGTCCAGCCGGTCGAGCAGCCAGGCCACCAGCGGCAGCGCAGTGATCAGGCCGGCGCCGAGCAGGAGGGTGAAGCCGGCCGGGTGATGCCCGATCGAGCTGCCGGGCTTCGGCGGCCGCTCCCCGGCACGGGTGGCGCCGGCCGCCGGCGGCTCGTCATCTGGCCGGGCGTGACGACCGCGCGGCTGGGCTCGGGGTTCCGGATCAGGGGTCACGGCGTCGTCCTCGGTCGGGATGCGTCGGACCAGGATGCCCTGCCTGGCCTGCCCCCGGCGGACGCCATCGCCCCTAGACGGTCTCGGGAACGCGCAGGTGGGCGAGGACGAGGTCGAACTCGGCTACCTCGGTCGCCTCCATGCCCGTCTGCCGGTGGAACTCCTGGCGGAGTGCCATGGCCGGCTCCTGGGCGCGGTTCATGGCGTCGCGGTCGTCGTAGGTGGACGCCCGGACGACCCGGCCGTGCGCGCGGTCGACCATGAGGCTGACGCTGCAGAACCCGGGCAGCTCCTCGACGCGCGGGATCATGCCCATCCGGTACGTGTCGATCATGCGGGTGATCGCGTCCGGCTGGCACCGGCTCCACACCACGCGCACGCAGGCGCCCTCGCTGGTGGCGTGCACCCGGTGCAGGACGGCGATCTCCCACTCGTTCACCTCGGTCCGGCCGCGCACGATCTCGGCGAACTTCTGGCGCATCGGCCGGACGCCGTCGGCGCTGCGGTGGAGGGCCTCGGAGTCGGCCCAGGCGGTCGTGACGATGCAGCGGCCGGCCTCGCGGTCGCAGAGCATCGACAGCCCCACGCAGCCGTCCATCTGCTGGACTGCCGGCATCACCTTGTCGCGCACGTAGGAGATCCCCGCGTCGAGATCCTCGGCACTGCCACGAACCGTGGTGGATCGGGCGTACATGCCACCACTCCTTCCGGATCGGCGGCGAGCTCCGGCGGCATCGCCGCACGATCGACTGTCCTCGCCGCCGGGTCGCTCGGCAACGGCGCCCAGGAGGCGCCGTCGACCCGTCAGCAGCGCAGCACGTCCGGCGGTGCTTCTTCGTCGAGCCAGGGCGGATCCGGTTCCGATTCGAAGGTCCACCCCGGTGGACGGCTGACCCGCGAGACCCCGCTCGGGGTGCGGACGAGCAGCGTGCCGTCGGCCAGGAGCTCGAAGTGCCAGTCGCGGGCGAAGGTCTTGATGCGGTGGTGCCGCCGGCAGAGGCAGCACAGGTTCCAGCACGCCGTCTCGCCGCCTTGCCCGTGCGCCGTCACGTGGTCGATGTCGCAGCGGCCGGGAGCCCGCCGGCAGCCCGGCATGCGGCAGTGCCGATCGCGGATGCGGACGAAGCGCTGCTGCGCGGCGGTGGGCCGGTAGCGACTCGTCGCCGGTGGCGGCCGGAGCCCTGGACCGTCGGCAATCGCGCCGACGCCTTCCCGCCGTCGCCGGCGAGCGCCCGCGGCGCGGCGCAGCTCGCTGCGGGTCGCGACGGCGGCGAGTCGCCCGGTGGCCGAATCGCCGACGGCCACCAGGACGCAGCCGCTGGCGGGAGCGGACCGGACGCCGAGCATGTCCAGTTCCTCGAGCAGCTCACGGCACTGGGCGGCGGTGACGATCTCGCCGGAGACCTCGGCGGCCGGTCGGGTGCCGGGCTCTCCGTCGGACAGCGCCCGGAGAGGTGCGTGGATCACGAGTTGCGCGGTCACCGCGGGGCGCGACGTGTCCCACGGACGCAGGATCAAGTCGGCGGCCACCTCCGTGCGGAGCACGCCGATCGGCCGCGAGTCGCCGCCCGCCCGCAGGAGCTCGGCGTGCTGCCGGATGGCGTCGTGGCAGGCCAGGCTCCTGCCGAGCGGCATCTCCAGGACCAGCCGGCCCATGCCGTCGCCGATCGACTGGTGACTGACGTCGGCCCGGCGGGCGGCCTCCTTGCGGCGCTTCTCGAGCGCCTCGGCGTCGAGCCGGGTCAGGGCGCGGCGGACCCGGTCGCGGATCTGGGCGACGGTCAGGTCACCCGCGAGCGGGAGGATCGTGCCTTCGATCTCGGCGATCGCGCTCGCCTTGGCGTTGCTGAGGAGGTCGATGAGGGCGCGCGCCTTGCGGACGCTGATCCGGCCCTCGTACAGCGCGCTCCAGGTGCCGGGCAGAGCGTGGACCAGGATCAGGGCCTCGACGAGGAGCTGTTCGGCCTCGACCTCCGAGCAGCCGCGGATCAGTGCCAGCTCGGGCACCAGCGTCTCGGAGAAGTCGGCCAGCCATGCGGGCCGTCGGAACCGGCTGTCCCGTCCCCGGGCACCGCGCCGGCCGAACTCGTCGCCCCGCTGGATGCGCCGGCGCCGGGCGAAGGCGGCGATGGCACCGGCTCGCTCGGCCATGCTGCGGGCCTCCCGCGAGTCGGCGGCCCAGATGTCGGCGGTCAGTTCGAGGTCGGACGCCGTCGGGTCGTAGTCCCGCGGCACGGGCAGGACCGGCACCCCGTCGTCCCCCCTCGGCTCCTCGTCGAACACAAACCGCAGGTTAGAGACCGGGTCTGACATTTTCGGAAGCGCGAGGCAGCATGCATCCGTGACCACCGCGAGCGACCATCACGGGCACACTCACCGCCTCGACCTCGACGACGCGACCGTGCGCGAGTGGGAGGCCACGGTGCTGTTCGCCGACCGCGAGCAGGGCATCGTGCTCGACCGGTCGGCCTTCTACCCGGGCGGTGGAGGGCAGCCACCGGACGAGGGCGTGCTGCTGTGGGGCGGCGTCCGGACGCGGATCGCCGGCACGCGCAAGGGCGACGAGCTGTACCTGATCCCGGTCGAGGGCGACCCGGTGCCGCCGCCGGGGACCGCCGTCCGGGGTGCGCTG from Blastococcus sp. PRF04-17 encodes the following:
- a CDS encoding HNH endonuclease signature motif containing protein, translated to MFDEEPRGDDGVPVLPVPRDYDPTASDLELTADIWAADSREARSMAERAGAIAAFARRRRIQRGDEFGRRGARGRDSRFRRPAWLADFSETLVPELALIRGCSEVEAEQLLVEALILVHALPGTWSALYEGRISVRKARALIDLLSNAKASAIAEIEGTILPLAGDLTVAQIRDRVRRALTRLDAEALEKRRKEAARRADVSHQSIGDGMGRLVLEMPLGRSLACHDAIRQHAELLRAGGDSRPIGVLRTEVAADLILRPWDTSRPAVTAQLVIHAPLRALSDGEPGTRPAAEVSGEIVTAAQCRELLEELDMLGVRSAPASGCVLVAVGDSATGRLAAVATRSELRRAAGARRRRREGVGAIADGPGLRPPPATSRYRPTAAQQRFVRIRDRHCRMPGCRRAPGRCDIDHVTAHGQGGETACWNLCCLCRRHHRIKTFARDWHFELLADGTLLVRTPSGVSRVSRPPGWTFESEPDPPWLDEEAPPDVLRC